DNA from Elgaria multicarinata webbii isolate HBS135686 ecotype San Diego chromosome 8, rElgMul1.1.pri, whole genome shotgun sequence:
ttgcatgcatgcaaagcagctggcaGTGCCATCCTTCACTGTTAGCCTGAAGCTGTTTTGCTGTGGCTCCTCCTTCCAATGGGTTGAGCACACCTGCACTCTGCAAGCACTGGTCTGACTTAGGATTTTGACACTCATTCCAGTGGCATGGCATCTGGATGGGGATGTCATCAGCCCACGGTCAAGGAGAAGCTCAGCACTCTTGTTTGGGAGAAGAATGATGCCCTACATCTGACAGCCTGCATGGACAGAAGATGGGCCAGGGGGCAGTTGCCTCTGTAAAACTAGGAGTTCCCACTCCTACAAGGGAGGAGGTGGCTCAGTTCTGGAAGTGGGCTGAAAGTATGGGTACTTCAAAGTAAAATTATGGAATGACTGTATCCTGTACATCTGCTTTACAATGGAAAGGCACAGGTTTAAGATGCAAAGGTGACAAGAGAGCAACCACTGACAGGATCAGCTAACAGTTTTGCTGCTTCACCCTATTTCATCTCTTCCACAGAACCACCTCCAGCTACAGAGCGGAGGGACTCTAGCGGCATGGGGACCCCAGCCTCTATTGCCTGTGACTTGCCACAGCCTCAGACCCCCAGATCCTGCACTCGCAAGAGAGCGTCTGCCAACATCTTTCAGGGAGTGGGGTTATGGCAGTTGCGCCGTCTCTTCCACAGCAGCGGAGATGCACAAGCAGAGGAGCGGGCCCAGCTAGTCTGGGAGTGTGCAGAGAATCGCTGCATTACCCAGGCCCTGGAACAGCTCCATAGAAGGCAGAGAAAACAGAGGCTGCGATCGCACCTGAGGCCCCCTTCCGAAAAGGGCAGTGGCACCAGACTCGTCGAGCTACAGCATTTCAGCCGCTTACGGTATGGTCTCCATTTTCATGATAGCACACTGCTTTCCAAGTCCTTAGTGGGCCATGAACCACTCCTGCACCCAGTCTCCCAGAATAAAGGGATTGCTGTGCtctgcgtggggctgcccttaaagataGCTCGGAAACTGCAGTCGGTACAGAATGTGGCGCCTAAAATGCTTGCAGGAGCTGGGCATGTGGACTATATTGCATGAGTTCAGTACTAGTTACATAGGCTGGCAATTCATTTCTAAGCCCAATTTAAGGTGTTGGTTTTAGCCTTGTAAAAGCCGTAAACATTTGGGACCAGGTTGTCTGAAGGACCACCTGCACTCATACCTGCCCAAGCATTGAGATCAGTATCTGAGGCCCTGCTCTTTGGACTACCAGTAAGGGTTATTAGATTGGTGCtagggacagggcttctgcagtgtGGCCTCACACCCAGGCAAAGTTGTTGTGTATTCTATCTTGACAATCTCAGCTTTtcgtttttaaacaaaacaaacaaaaacctttctAGCTCCTACAGCTGCAAAGACAGACTGAAAAGTGTGTGGTAATGTGCAACCTCTGAGAGAAGAGCAGGGGCAAAGTTTTCTGTAGCTCTTCCCTCTCACCCTCAATGAATAGAAACAGAATGTATTTATGCAGAACTAGTAAATGTAGTTAATATtgactataactttttttttaattcttgaaGCGTAGAACTGGGAGAGCAACCGTGCTTCTCCTCAACTAGTAAGATGTTGCACATGCAGGAGCTGCCCTAAGCATGAAAAGTGTAAATACTTGATCACATCTTGCTGGGTCAAAGCACACATACATCTACTGACTGTGCTTGGTCATATtaataaaacatatatatatatatatatatatatatatatatatatatatatacacacacacacacacacacacacacacacacacacacactcactcactttcTTGAAGGCATTTTATATGAACATCTACAATTGTATCTTGGAGAAGTAGATTTCataa
Protein-coding regions in this window:
- the AVPI1 gene encoding arginine vasopressin-induced protein 1, translated to MGTPASIACDLPQPQTPRSCTRKRASANIFQGVGLWQLRRLFHSSGDAQAEERAQLVWECAENRCITQALEQLHRRQRKQRLRSHLRPPSEKGSGTRLVELQHFSRLRIEDCTTSCGGADSGSGSNSSKETETADQSGHYTASHYRKKRGTGAAGYLHQLHR